One genomic region from Indicator indicator isolate 239-I01 chromosome 7, UM_Iind_1.1, whole genome shotgun sequence encodes:
- the ADD3 gene encoding gamma-adducin isoform X1, whose translation MSTDASQVVITTPPSATMPHKERYFDRIDENDPEYIRERNMSPDLRQDFNMMEQRKRVTQILQSPAFREDLECLIQEQMKKGNNPTGLLALQQIADYITASSFSGFSSSSLSHGMITPINDLPGIDTSSFVKGEKLTRCKLASLYRLADLFGWAHLPNAYITVRVSKEHDHILIIPRGLSFSEASASNLVKVNILGDVVDQGSTTLSIDNAGFSPHVAIYSTRPDVKCVIHIHTPATAAVSSMKCGILPISQEALILGDVAYYDYQGSLDEQEERIQLQKVLGPSCKVLVLRNHGVVALGETLEEAFHYIFNVQLACETQVHALAGAGGVDNLLVLDLQKFKPSTHGVAATGGGGVNMASQHKWKVGEQEFEALMRMLDNLGYRTGYAYRQPLVREKPRHKSDVEIPATVTAFSFEDDTIPLSPLKFLAQRQQREKTRWLNSPNTYLKVNVPEESWNGETSPRTKITWMKADDSSISGGTPIKIEDPNQFVPLNTNPSEVLEKRNKIREQNRYDLKTAGPQSQLLAGIVVDKKPSPPMQFEDDEHAPPAPPNPFSHLTEKELEEYKKTIERKQQGLEDAEQELFSDDGSSVSQIQSQTQSPQNVPSKLEENHEDLYTQNANLMSVELPVVVVNGKEDAHDVEEDLTKRVSQLTTSTVESVEITIKSSEKIEEALSPEGSPSKSPSKKKKKFRTPSFLKKSKKKEKVEA comes from the exons GCCTTTAGAGAAGATCTGGAATGCCTTATTCAAGAACAGATGAAGAAGGGAAATAACCCCACTGGACTGCTTGCATTACAGCAGATTGCTGACTACATTACAGCAAGCTCTTTTTCaggtttttcctcatcttcactCA GCCATGGAATGATTACACCAATCAATGACCTACCTGGGATAGATACCTCCTCATTTGTTAAAGGAGAGAAACTTACTCGTTGCAAGCTAGCCAGTTTATATAGATTGGCTGACTTGTTTGGGTGGGCACATTTGCCAAATGCCTATATCACA GTAAGAGTAAGCAAAGAACATGACCATATTTTAATCATTCCAAGAGGTCTGTCCTTCTCAGAAGCTTCAGCTTCTAATTTG GTTAAAGTAAACATCCTAGGAGATGTAGTTGACCAGGGAAGCACAACTCTAAGTATTGACAATGCAGGATTCAGTCCACATGTGGCCATCTACTCCACACGCCCTGATGTCAAATGTGTAATACACATACAtacccctgccacagcagct GTTTCCTCTATGAAGTGTGGCATCCTTCCCATATCACAAGAGGCTCTGATTCTGGGAGATGTTGCTTACTATGACTACCAAGGGTCTCTTGATGAACAGGAAGAGAGAATTCAGCTTCAGAAGGTTCTTGGACCCAGTTGCAAG GTATTAGTCTTGAGAAATCATGGTGTGGTAGCACTaggagagacactggaagaagcaTTCCACTATATTTTCAATGTGCAGCTGGCCTGTGAAACACAG GTCCATGCATTAGCTGGAGCAGGTGGGGTAGACAATCTCCTAGTACTGGATCTGCAGAAGTTCAAGCCTTCCACACATGGTGTGGCAGCAACTGGAGGAGGTGGAGTTAATATGGCTTCGCAGCACAAGTGGAAAGTTGGGGAGCAAGAATTTGAAGCACTCATGAGGATGCTGGACAACCTG GGATACAGGACTGGCTATGCCTATAGGCAACCATTAGTCAGGGAAAAACCCAGACACAAGAGTGATGTTGAGATCCCAGCCACTGTGActgctttttcctttgaagATGACACAATCCCGCTTTCCCCCCTGAAATTCCTGGCTCAGAGGCAACAGAGGGAAAAGACAAGATGGCTGAACTCTCCAAACACATACTTGAAAGTTAATGTGCCTGAGGAGTCCTGGAACGGGGAAACCAGTCCCAGGACTAAGATCACG TGGATGAAAGCTGATGACTCCTCCATCAGTGGAGGAACACCAATCAAAATTGAAGATCCAAACCAATTTGTTCCTCTAAACACAAACCCAAGTGAAGTgttggaaaagagaaataag ATAAGGGAGCAAAACCGATATGACCTAAAGACTGCAGGACCACagtctcagctgctggctggaatCGTGGTGGATAAAAAGCCAAGTCCA ccaatGCAATTTGAAGATGATGAGCatgcaccaccagcaccaccaaatcCATTCAGCCATCTCACAGAAAAGGAACTGGAAGAGTACAAGAAAACAATTGAGCGCAAGCAGCAAGGGTTAGAAG ATGCTGAACAGGAATTGTTCTCAGATGACGGTTCATCTGTGTCACAAATTCAGTCACAAACTCAATCCCCGCAAAATGTCCCATCAAAGTTAGAAG AAAATCATGAAGATCTCTATACCCAGAATGCTAACTTAATGTCTGTGGAGCTGCCAGTTGTGGTGGTGAACGGCAAGGAAGATGCCCATGATGTGGAAGAGGATCTCACCAAGAGAGTCAGTCAGTTAACCACTAGTACTGTGGAGAGCGTAGAGATTACAATTAAAAGCTCTGAAAAGATAGAAGAGGCCCTGTCCCCTGAAGGGTCACCTTCCAAATCCCCatcaaagaagaagaagaaattccgcaccccatccttcctgaaaaagagtaaaaagaaggagaaagtaGAAGCATGA
- the ADD3 gene encoding gamma-adducin isoform X2 — MSTDASQVVITTPPSATMPHKERYFDRIDENDPEYIRERNMSPDLRQDFNMMEQRKRVTQILQSPAFREDLECLIQEQMKKGNNPTGLLALQQIADYITASSFSGFSSSSLSHGMITPINDLPGIDTSSFVKGEKLTRCKLASLYRLADLFGWAHLPNAYITVRVSKEHDHILIIPRGLSFSEASASNLVKVNILGDVVDQGSTTLSIDNAGFSPHVAIYSTRPDVKCVIHIHTPATAAVSSMKCGILPISQEALILGDVAYYDYQGSLDEQEERIQLQKVLGPSCKVLVLRNHGVVALGETLEEAFHYIFNVQLACETQVHALAGAGGVDNLLVLDLQKFKPSTHGVAATGGGGVNMASQHKWKVGEQEFEALMRMLDNLGYRTGYAYRQPLVREKPRHKSDVEIPATVTAFSFEDDTIPLSPLKFLAQRQQREKTRWLNSPNTYLKVNVPEESWNGETSPRTKITWMKADDSSISGGTPIKIEDPNQFVPLNTNPSEVLEKRNKIREQNRYDLKTAGPQSQLLAGIVVDKKPSPPMQFEDDEHAPPAPPNPFSHLTEKELEEYKKTIERKQQGLEENHEDLYTQNANLMSVELPVVVVNGKEDAHDVEEDLTKRVSQLTTSTVESVEITIKSSEKIEEALSPEGSPSKSPSKKKKKFRTPSFLKKSKKKEKVEA; from the exons GCCTTTAGAGAAGATCTGGAATGCCTTATTCAAGAACAGATGAAGAAGGGAAATAACCCCACTGGACTGCTTGCATTACAGCAGATTGCTGACTACATTACAGCAAGCTCTTTTTCaggtttttcctcatcttcactCA GCCATGGAATGATTACACCAATCAATGACCTACCTGGGATAGATACCTCCTCATTTGTTAAAGGAGAGAAACTTACTCGTTGCAAGCTAGCCAGTTTATATAGATTGGCTGACTTGTTTGGGTGGGCACATTTGCCAAATGCCTATATCACA GTAAGAGTAAGCAAAGAACATGACCATATTTTAATCATTCCAAGAGGTCTGTCCTTCTCAGAAGCTTCAGCTTCTAATTTG GTTAAAGTAAACATCCTAGGAGATGTAGTTGACCAGGGAAGCACAACTCTAAGTATTGACAATGCAGGATTCAGTCCACATGTGGCCATCTACTCCACACGCCCTGATGTCAAATGTGTAATACACATACAtacccctgccacagcagct GTTTCCTCTATGAAGTGTGGCATCCTTCCCATATCACAAGAGGCTCTGATTCTGGGAGATGTTGCTTACTATGACTACCAAGGGTCTCTTGATGAACAGGAAGAGAGAATTCAGCTTCAGAAGGTTCTTGGACCCAGTTGCAAG GTATTAGTCTTGAGAAATCATGGTGTGGTAGCACTaggagagacactggaagaagcaTTCCACTATATTTTCAATGTGCAGCTGGCCTGTGAAACACAG GTCCATGCATTAGCTGGAGCAGGTGGGGTAGACAATCTCCTAGTACTGGATCTGCAGAAGTTCAAGCCTTCCACACATGGTGTGGCAGCAACTGGAGGAGGTGGAGTTAATATGGCTTCGCAGCACAAGTGGAAAGTTGGGGAGCAAGAATTTGAAGCACTCATGAGGATGCTGGACAACCTG GGATACAGGACTGGCTATGCCTATAGGCAACCATTAGTCAGGGAAAAACCCAGACACAAGAGTGATGTTGAGATCCCAGCCACTGTGActgctttttcctttgaagATGACACAATCCCGCTTTCCCCCCTGAAATTCCTGGCTCAGAGGCAACAGAGGGAAAAGACAAGATGGCTGAACTCTCCAAACACATACTTGAAAGTTAATGTGCCTGAGGAGTCCTGGAACGGGGAAACCAGTCCCAGGACTAAGATCACG TGGATGAAAGCTGATGACTCCTCCATCAGTGGAGGAACACCAATCAAAATTGAAGATCCAAACCAATTTGTTCCTCTAAACACAAACCCAAGTGAAGTgttggaaaagagaaataag ATAAGGGAGCAAAACCGATATGACCTAAAGACTGCAGGACCACagtctcagctgctggctggaatCGTGGTGGATAAAAAGCCAAGTCCA ccaatGCAATTTGAAGATGATGAGCatgcaccaccagcaccaccaaatcCATTCAGCCATCTCACAGAAAAGGAACTGGAAGAGTACAAGAAAACAATTGAGCGCAAGCAGCAAGGGTTAGAAG AAAATCATGAAGATCTCTATACCCAGAATGCTAACTTAATGTCTGTGGAGCTGCCAGTTGTGGTGGTGAACGGCAAGGAAGATGCCCATGATGTGGAAGAGGATCTCACCAAGAGAGTCAGTCAGTTAACCACTAGTACTGTGGAGAGCGTAGAGATTACAATTAAAAGCTCTGAAAAGATAGAAGAGGCCCTGTCCCCTGAAGGGTCACCTTCCAAATCCCCatcaaagaagaagaagaaattccgcaccccatccttcctgaaaaagagtaaaaagaaggagaaagtaGAAGCATGA